The following coding sequences lie in one Cronobacter universalis NCTC 9529 genomic window:
- the dapE gene encoding succinyl-diaminopimelate desuccinylase — translation MSCPVIELTQQLIRRPSLSPDDAGCQALLIERLRAVGFTVEPMNFGDTQNFWAWRGTGETLAFAGHTDVVPAGDVERWINPPFEPTIRDGMLFGRGAADMKGSLAAMVVAAERFVAQHPHHRGRLAFLITSDEEASATNGTVKVVEALMARGERLNYCLVGEPSSSEVVGDVVKNGRRGSLTCNLTIHGVQGHVAYPHLADNPVHRAAPMLNELVGIEWDRGNEFFPPTSMQIANIQAGTGSNNVIPGDLHVQFNFRFSTQLTDEMIKQRVVALLEQHQLRYTLDWWLSGQPFLTARGKLVDAVVNAVHHYNEIKPQLLTTGGTSDGRFIARMGAQVVELGPVNATIHKINECVKASDLQLLARMYQRIMEQLVA, via the coding sequence ATGTCTTGCCCGGTTATTGAGCTGACGCAGCAGCTTATTCGTCGCCCTTCTCTGAGCCCCGATGACGCGGGCTGCCAGGCGCTGCTGATCGAGCGGCTGCGTGCCGTAGGGTTTACGGTAGAGCCAATGAATTTTGGCGACACGCAGAACTTCTGGGCATGGCGCGGCACCGGCGAAACGCTGGCCTTCGCAGGGCATACCGATGTGGTGCCCGCGGGCGATGTCGAGCGCTGGATCAATCCGCCGTTTGAGCCCACTATCCGCGACGGGATGCTGTTTGGCCGCGGCGCGGCGGACATGAAAGGTTCGCTGGCGGCGATGGTCGTGGCGGCGGAGCGCTTTGTCGCGCAGCATCCGCACCATCGCGGGCGCCTGGCGTTTCTTATCACCTCCGATGAGGAAGCGAGCGCCACCAACGGCACCGTTAAAGTGGTGGAAGCGCTGATGGCGCGCGGCGAACGTCTCAATTACTGCCTGGTGGGCGAACCGTCCAGCAGCGAAGTGGTCGGCGATGTGGTAAAGAACGGCCGTCGCGGCTCGCTCACCTGCAACCTGACCATTCACGGCGTACAGGGCCACGTCGCGTATCCGCATCTGGCGGATAACCCGGTGCATCGCGCCGCGCCGATGCTCAATGAGCTGGTCGGTATCGAGTGGGATCGCGGCAATGAATTTTTCCCGCCCACCAGCATGCAGATCGCCAATATTCAGGCGGGCACCGGCAGCAACAACGTCATTCCGGGCGATCTCCATGTGCAGTTTAATTTCCGCTTCAGCACGCAGCTGACCGACGAGATGATTAAACAGCGCGTCGTGGCGCTGTTGGAGCAGCACCAGCTGCGCTATACGCTGGACTGGTGGCTCTCCGGCCAGCCGTTCTTAACCGCGCGCGGTAAACTGGTCGATGCGGTGGTGAACGCCGTTCACCACTATAATGAAATTAAACCGCAGCTGCTGACGACCGGCGGCACGTCCGACGGGCGCTTTATCGCCCGCATGGGCGCGCAGGTGGTTGAGCTTGGGCCGGTCAACGCGACGATTCATAAAATAAATGAATGCGTGAAAGCGTCCGACCTGCAGCTGCTGGCCCGTATGTATCAACGCATTATGGAGCAGCTCGTCGCCTGA
- a CDS encoding tRNA(Met) cytidine acetyltransferase TmcA — translation MAAAGIRRLLVLSGDETWSSQQARQLANSLPGDWLWVGSAPEMALNGAPGAINTLLGREYLHGVFDARSGFDAAAFAALAGTLKAGSWLVLLTPPWQAWPARVDNDACRWSDSREPIATPRFIRHLQHLLAHDPDVICWRQEQPLPLSPSAPRPRWRPACGEPQREQALLLDELLTTPDGVTVITAARGRGKSALAGMFIRALPGRALVTAPARASADVIAAHAGEKFVFMAPDALLAGLEGGTLAPCDWLVIDEAAALPGPMLQKLVRAFPAALLTSTVQGYEGTGRGFLLKFCAGIDGLRYRTLNTPVRWAQGDPLERLVSQALLFEDDDFAQTPAGDVRFYPVHQDDWQTRPDRAAALYRLLAGAHYRTSPLDLRRMMDAPNQSFIAAEAGGETVGALWLVAEGGLDAALSQAVWAGYRRPRGNLVAQSLAAHGGDPLAATLRGLRVSRVAVHPGRQREGIGRQLIEQARAQAPDGCDYLSVSFGYTPALWRFWQRCGFTLVRFGSHREASSGCYNAMALMALSAAGARLVRDEHQRLARDAALIQRWVDETLPLTPALQATLNDDDWLALAGFAFAHRPLETSFGPLYRLLEASPQELQALRGRLLRQTPVDALCRKLGLSGRKALLAALRQETALALDSLDAPRAAALNAQLMQWQFFH, via the coding sequence ATGGCGGCGGCGGGCATTCGCCGCCTGTTAGTGTTAAGCGGCGATGAAACGTGGAGCTCGCAGCAGGCGCGACAGCTGGCGAACAGCCTGCCCGGCGACTGGCTGTGGGTGGGCAGCGCGCCGGAGATGGCGCTGAACGGGGCGCCGGGCGCTATCAATACGCTGCTCGGGCGCGAATACCTGCATGGGGTCTTTGACGCCCGCAGCGGTTTTGACGCCGCGGCGTTTGCCGCGCTCGCCGGCACGCTCAAAGCAGGCAGCTGGCTGGTGCTGTTAACGCCGCCCTGGCAGGCGTGGCCCGCACGCGTCGATAATGACGCCTGTCGCTGGAGCGACAGCCGGGAGCCCATCGCCACCCCGCGCTTTATCCGTCATCTTCAGCATCTTCTGGCGCATGATCCTGACGTTATCTGCTGGCGTCAGGAGCAGCCGTTACCGTTAAGCCCGTCTGCGCCGCGCCCGCGCTGGCGCCCGGCCTGCGGTGAGCCGCAGCGGGAGCAGGCCCTGCTGCTGGATGAACTCTTAACCACCCCCGATGGCGTGACGGTTATTACCGCCGCGCGCGGGCGCGGAAAATCAGCGCTCGCCGGTATGTTTATTCGCGCGCTGCCGGGCAGGGCGCTGGTGACCGCGCCTGCGCGCGCCTCGGCGGACGTTATCGCCGCGCATGCGGGCGAGAAATTCGTATTTATGGCGCCGGACGCGCTGCTGGCCGGGCTTGAAGGCGGCACGCTAGCGCCCTGCGACTGGCTGGTCATTGATGAAGCCGCGGCGCTGCCGGGCCCGATGCTGCAAAAACTTGTGCGGGCGTTTCCCGCCGCGCTTCTGACCAGCACCGTGCAGGGCTATGAAGGCACCGGACGCGGTTTTTTGCTGAAATTTTGCGCGGGCATCGACGGCCTGCGCTACCGCACCCTTAATACGCCGGTGCGATGGGCGCAGGGCGACCCGCTGGAGCGGCTGGTCAGTCAGGCGCTGCTGTTTGAGGATGACGATTTCGCGCAGACGCCCGCAGGCGACGTTCGCTTTTATCCTGTTCATCAGGACGACTGGCAAACCCGGCCCGACCGCGCGGCCGCGCTCTACCGGCTGCTGGCAGGCGCGCACTATCGCACCTCGCCGCTCGATTTGCGCCGCATGATGGACGCCCCGAATCAGTCGTTCATCGCCGCCGAAGCGGGCGGCGAGACCGTCGGCGCGCTCTGGTTAGTGGCGGAAGGCGGCCTTGACGCGGCGCTGAGCCAGGCGGTGTGGGCCGGTTATCGCCGTCCGCGCGGCAATCTGGTGGCGCAGTCGCTGGCGGCGCACGGCGGCGATCCGCTCGCCGCCACGCTCAGGGGGCTTCGCGTTAGCCGCGTGGCGGTGCATCCTGGCCGCCAGCGCGAAGGCATTGGCCGTCAGTTGATTGAGCAGGCGCGCGCGCAGGCGCCTGACGGCTGTGATTACCTTTCCGTAAGCTTCGGCTATACGCCTGCGCTGTGGCGCTTCTGGCAGCGCTGCGGTTTTACGCTGGTGCGTTTTGGCAGCCATCGCGAGGCCAGCAGCGGCTGTTATAACGCGATGGCGCTCATGGCGCTGAGCGCGGCGGGCGCGCGGCTCGTGCGTGACGAACACCAGCGGCTGGCGCGCGATGCGGCCCTGATCCAGCGTTGGGTGGATGAAACGCTGCCGCTGACGCCCGCGCTCCAGGCTACCCTTAATGATGACGACTGGTTAGCGCTCGCGGGATTCGCGTTCGCGCATCGCCCGCTGGAAACCTCTTTCGGCCCGCTCTACCGGCTGCTTGAGGCGAGCCCGCAGGAGTTGCAGGCGCTGCGCGGGCGGCTTCTGCGGCAAACCCCCGTGGACGCGCTCTGCCGTAAGCTCGGGCTTTCCGGGCGTAAGGCGCTGCTCGCCGCGCTGCGTCAGGAAACCGCGCTGGCGCTGGATTCGCTTGATGCGCCGCGCGCCGCGGCATTAAACGCGCAACTTATGCAATGGCAATTTTTCCACTAA
- a CDS encoding GNAT family N-acetyltransferase, whose amino-acid sequence MRIITHQHLENPDWQALATLIERAGLGARDPREVERCYRNSTFCWYGLHDGKVVATAHAISDLTWSSYVADIVVDPDYQGRGFGNQLMDEILETLLPFGKVFIYAVLDKVAFYKKYQFRELTSGMVCASDEKLFKMHEQGYIR is encoded by the coding sequence ATGCGCATTATCACACATCAACACCTGGAAAACCCCGACTGGCAAGCGCTGGCGACGCTGATAGAACGCGCCGGGCTCGGCGCGCGCGACCCGCGGGAAGTCGAGCGCTGCTATCGCAACAGCACCTTCTGCTGGTATGGCCTGCATGACGGAAAAGTGGTGGCGACGGCGCATGCCATTAGCGATCTCACATGGTCGAGCTATGTCGCGGACATTGTTGTCGATCCCGATTATCAGGGCCGGGGTTTCGGGAATCAATTAATGGACGAGATCCTCGAAACGCTTTTACCTTTTGGTAAAGTTTTTATCTATGCGGTTTTGGATAAAGTCGCTTTTTATAAAAAATATCAGTTCCGCGAATTAACCAGCGGCATGGTGTGCGCCAGCGATGAGAAATTATTCAAAATGCACGAACAGGGATATATACGCTAA
- a CDS encoding YpfN family protein, with translation MEWLGKYWWVLVLVFLLGVLLNVIKDLKRVDHKKFMDNRPELPPHRDFNDKWDDEDDWPKKK, from the coding sequence ATGGAATGGCTTGGAAAATATTGGTGGGTGCTGGTGCTGGTGTTTCTGCTCGGCGTCCTGCTGAACGTGATTAAAGATTTGAAACGGGTGGATCATAAGAAGTTTATGGATAACCGCCCGGAACTTCCGCCCCACCGCGATTTTAACGACAAGTGGGATGACGAAGACGACTGGCCGAAGAAAAAGTAA
- the acrD gene encoding multidrug efflux RND transporter permease AcrD yields MANFFIDRPIFAWVLAILICLTGTLAIFSLPVEQYPELAPPNVRIAANYPGASAQTLENTVTQVIEQNMTGLDNLMYMSSQSSATGQATVTLNFKAGTDPDEAVQQVQNQLQSALRKLPQAVQTQGVTVRKTGDTNILTIAFVSTDGSMDKQDIADYVASNIQEPLSRINGVGDIDAYGSQYAMRIWLDPDKLTSFQLTTADVVAAIKSQNSQIAVGQLGGTPSVDNQALNATINAQSLLQTPEQFRAITLRVNQDGSTVTLGDVATVEMGAEKYDYLSRYNGKAASGLGVKLASGANEMATAQLVLNRLDELSHYFPHGLEYKVAYETTSFVKASITDVVKTLLEAIALVFLVMYLFLQNFRATLIPTIAVPVVLLGTFAVLYSFGYSINTLTMFAMVLAIGLLVDDAIVVVENVERIMSEEGLSPRAATRKSMGQIQGALVGIAMVLSAVFIPMAFFGGTTGAIYRQFSITIVSSMVLSVLVAMILTPALCATLLKPLKKGEHHGSRGFFGWFNRTFERSALRYESAVGKILQRSVRWILLYALLLGGMVFLFLRLPTSFLPQEDRGMFVTSVQLPSGSTQQQTLKVVQQVERYFFEKEKANVASVFATVGSGPGGNGQNVARMFVRLNPWEDRDPDTGSADAIIERATAAFRHIKEARVFASSPPAISGLGSSAGFDMELQDHAGLGHDALMQARDRLLDMASQEPTLTRVRHNGLDDSPQLQIDIDQRKAQALGVSIDDINDTLQTAWGSSYVNDFMDRGRVKKVYVQSAAKYRMLPEDITRWYVRNQAGAMVPFSAFATSRWETGSPRLERYNGYSALEIVGEAAPGVSTGTAMDVMEKLVRQLPTGFGLEWTAMSYQERLSGSQAPALYALSLLVVFLCLAALYESWTVPFSVMLVVPLGVIGALLATWLRGLENDVYFQVGLLTVIGLSAKNAILIVEFANEMNSKGHELIAATLDACRQRLRPILMTSLAFIFGVLPMATSSGAGSASQHAVGTGVMGGMISATLLAIFFVPLFFVLIRRRFPLKPAPEE; encoded by the coding sequence ATGGCGAATTTTTTTATCGATCGCCCGATTTTTGCCTGGGTGCTGGCAATTCTGATCTGCCTGACCGGCACGCTGGCGATATTTTCACTTCCTGTTGAGCAATATCCCGAACTGGCGCCGCCTAACGTGCGTATCGCGGCGAACTACCCTGGCGCTTCCGCCCAGACGCTGGAAAACACCGTCACCCAGGTCATCGAACAGAATATGACCGGCCTCGATAACCTGATGTATATGTCCTCGCAAAGCAGCGCCACCGGCCAGGCGACCGTGACGCTGAATTTCAAAGCGGGCACCGACCCGGATGAAGCGGTCCAGCAGGTGCAAAATCAGCTGCAATCCGCGCTGCGAAAGCTCCCCCAGGCCGTACAGACGCAGGGCGTGACGGTGCGTAAAACCGGCGATACCAATATCCTGACCATCGCGTTTGTCTCCACCGACGGCAGCATGGATAAACAGGATATCGCCGACTATGTGGCGAGTAATATTCAGGAGCCGCTGAGCCGCATCAACGGCGTCGGGGATATCGACGCCTACGGCTCGCAGTACGCCATGCGCATCTGGCTTGACCCGGACAAACTCACCAGCTTTCAGCTCACCACGGCGGATGTGGTGGCGGCGATTAAATCGCAGAACAGCCAGATAGCGGTCGGCCAGCTCGGCGGCACGCCGTCTGTCGATAATCAGGCGCTGAACGCCACTATTAATGCCCAGTCGCTGTTGCAGACGCCGGAACAGTTTCGCGCCATTACGCTTCGCGTGAATCAGGACGGGTCGACCGTCACGCTCGGCGATGTGGCGACGGTCGAAATGGGGGCCGAGAAATATGATTATCTGAGCCGCTATAACGGCAAAGCGGCCTCGGGCCTTGGCGTGAAGCTCGCCTCCGGCGCTAACGAGATGGCAACGGCCCAGCTGGTGCTGAACCGGCTCGACGAACTGTCGCACTATTTCCCGCACGGGCTGGAATATAAAGTCGCGTATGAGACCACCTCGTTCGTGAAAGCCTCGATTACCGACGTGGTTAAAACGCTGCTTGAAGCGATCGCGCTGGTGTTCCTGGTGATGTACCTCTTTTTGCAGAATTTCCGCGCCACGCTGATCCCGACTATCGCCGTGCCCGTGGTGCTGCTCGGCACTTTCGCGGTGCTCTACAGCTTCGGCTACAGCATTAACACCCTGACGATGTTCGCGATGGTGCTGGCGATAGGCCTGCTGGTGGATGACGCCATCGTAGTTGTGGAAAACGTCGAGCGCATCATGAGCGAAGAGGGGCTGTCGCCGCGCGCCGCCACGCGTAAATCGATGGGCCAGATCCAGGGCGCGCTGGTGGGCATCGCGATGGTGCTCTCGGCGGTGTTTATCCCGATGGCGTTTTTCGGCGGCACCACCGGCGCGATTTACCGCCAGTTCTCCATCACGATTGTCTCGTCGATGGTGCTGTCGGTGCTGGTCGCCATGATCCTCACCCCTGCCCTGTGCGCCACGCTGCTTAAGCCGCTGAAAAAAGGCGAACACCACGGCTCGCGCGGCTTTTTCGGCTGGTTTAACCGCACCTTTGAGCGCAGCGCGCTGCGTTATGAATCCGCCGTCGGAAAAATTTTGCAGCGCAGCGTGCGCTGGATTTTGCTCTACGCCCTGCTGCTGGGCGGCATGGTGTTTCTCTTTTTGCGCCTGCCCACGTCGTTTCTGCCGCAGGAGGATCGCGGCATGTTTGTGACGTCGGTCCAGTTGCCTTCCGGCTCCACCCAGCAGCAGACGCTGAAAGTGGTGCAGCAGGTGGAGCGCTATTTCTTTGAGAAAGAAAAAGCCAATGTGGCCTCGGTGTTCGCCACCGTCGGCTCCGGCCCCGGCGGCAACGGCCAGAACGTGGCGCGTATGTTTGTACGCCTGAATCCGTGGGAAGATCGCGACCCGGATACCGGCAGCGCGGACGCGATCATTGAGCGCGCCACCGCCGCCTTCCGCCACATTAAAGAAGCGCGCGTGTTCGCCAGCAGCCCGCCCGCCATCAGCGGTCTTGGCAGCTCCGCCGGGTTTGATATGGAGCTTCAGGACCACGCCGGGCTTGGCCATGACGCGCTGATGCAGGCGCGCGATCGCCTGCTCGATATGGCGAGCCAGGAGCCGACGCTGACCCGCGTGCGCCACAACGGTCTGGATGACAGCCCGCAGTTGCAGATCGACATCGACCAGCGTAAAGCCCAGGCGCTCGGCGTTTCCATCGACGATATTAACGACACGCTGCAAACCGCGTGGGGCTCAAGCTATGTGAATGACTTTATGGATCGCGGGCGCGTGAAAAAGGTCTATGTGCAGTCCGCCGCGAAATACCGGATGCTGCCGGAAGATATTACGCGCTGGTATGTGCGCAATCAGGCGGGCGCGATGGTCCCGTTCTCGGCCTTTGCGACGTCGCGCTGGGAAACCGGTTCGCCGCGTCTGGAGCGTTACAACGGCTATTCGGCGCTGGAGATTGTCGGCGAGGCGGCGCCGGGCGTAAGTACTGGCACCGCGATGGACGTGATGGAAAAACTGGTGCGCCAGCTGCCGACCGGGTTTGGCCTGGAGTGGACGGCGATGTCGTATCAGGAGCGGCTCTCCGGCTCGCAGGCGCCCGCCCTTTACGCGCTGTCGCTGCTGGTGGTGTTCCTGTGCCTGGCCGCGCTGTATGAGAGCTGGACGGTGCCGTTCTCGGTGATGCTGGTGGTGCCGCTCGGCGTGATTGGCGCGCTGCTCGCGACCTGGCTGCGCGGGCTTGAGAACGACGTCTATTTCCAGGTGGGGCTGCTGACGGTCATCGGGCTGTCCGCCAAGAACGCGATACTGATTGTCGAGTTCGCCAATGAGATGAACAGCAAAGGCCATGAGCTTATCGCCGCGACGCTCGACGCCTGCCGCCAGCGCCTGCGGCCGATTTTAATGACGTCGCTGGCGTTTATCTTCGGCGTGCTGCCGATGGCGACCAGCAGCGGCGCGGGCTCCGCCAGCCAACACGCGGTGGGCACCGGTGTGATGGGCGGAATGATCTCCGCGACCCTGCTGGCTATCTTCTTTGTGCCGCTGTTCTTTGTACTGATTCGCCGGCGTTTTCCGCTGAAGCCTGCGCCTGAAGAATAA
- the ypfM gene encoding protein YpfM has product MIEHELGNWKDFIEAMLRK; this is encoded by the coding sequence ATGATTGAACATGAACTGGGGAACTGGAAAGACTTTATCGAAGCTATGCTTCGTAAATAA
- the ypfH gene encoding esterase, whose amino-acid sequence MRHDHFVVQSPELPARQLLLLFHGVGDNPVAMGEIGSYFAPLFPDALVVSVGGPAPSGPAPGREWFSVQGVTESNRQQRVDEIMPTFIDTVRHWQRESGVSPAATALIGFSQGAIMVLEGVKAAPGLASRVIAFNGRFAELPTAASTATTVHLIHGEEDEVIDSRYAQAAADALLRAGGDVTLDIVEDLGHAIDNRSMQLALDHLRYTVPKHYFDEALSGGKPGDDDVIQMM is encoded by the coding sequence ATGAGACATGATCATTTTGTGGTTCAGAGCCCTGAACTGCCCGCCAGACAACTACTGCTGCTGTTCCACGGCGTCGGGGATAACCCGGTGGCCATGGGCGAGATAGGCAGCTATTTCGCGCCGCTGTTCCCGGATGCGCTGGTGGTCAGCGTCGGCGGGCCCGCGCCGAGCGGCCCGGCACCCGGCAGAGAGTGGTTTTCCGTGCAGGGCGTCACCGAATCCAACCGCCAGCAGCGGGTGGATGAAATTATGCCGACGTTTATCGACACCGTGCGTCACTGGCAGCGTGAAAGCGGCGTCAGCCCGGCCGCCACGGCGCTGATCGGGTTTTCGCAGGGCGCTATCATGGTGCTGGAAGGCGTAAAAGCCGCGCCTGGCCTCGCCTCACGCGTCATTGCGTTTAACGGACGCTTTGCTGAACTGCCGACGGCGGCGTCGACCGCCACCACGGTGCATCTGATCCACGGCGAAGAGGATGAGGTGATCGATTCCCGCTACGCTCAGGCGGCGGCGGATGCGCTGCTGCGCGCCGGCGGCGACGTCACGCTCGATATCGTTGAAGATCTGGGGCATGCGATCGATAACCGCAGCATGCAGCTGGCGCTCGATCATCTGCGCTATACCGTGCCGAAACACTATTTTGATGAGGCGTTAAGCGGCGGTAAGCCTGGCGATGACGATGTGATTCAGATGATGTAA
- a CDS encoding ArsC family reductase, with translation MVVMYGIKNCDTIKKARRWLENNHVDYQFHDYRTDGLDAQMMHKFIAELGWEALLNTRGTTWRKLDEAQRAAITDADSAAALMLEMPAIIKRPLLCAPGKPMLLGFSESTYQHYFNEV, from the coding sequence ATGGTCGTGATGTACGGCATCAAGAACTGCGACACCATCAAAAAAGCCCGCCGCTGGCTGGAAAATAATCACGTAGATTATCAATTTCACGACTACCGCACCGACGGCCTTGATGCACAAATGATGCATAAATTCATCGCTGAGCTGGGCTGGGAGGCGCTGCTGAATACCCGCGGCACCACCTGGCGTAAGCTTGATGAGGCGCAACGCGCGGCGATTACCGACGCCGACAGCGCGGCCGCGCTGATGCTGGAAATGCCGGCAATCATTAAACGACCATTGCTCTGCGCGCCGGGTAAGCCTATGCTGCTTGGTTTTAGCGAATCCACTTACCAGCACTATTTTAACGAGGTCTAG
- the ypfJ gene encoding KPN_02809 family neutral zinc metallopeptidase, which translates to MRWQGRRESDNVEDRRNSSSPMMGGRGFRLPAGKGGLVLLVVVVVASYYGVDLSGLLTGGAPVSQQASRSISPNDDEAAKFTSVILGTTEETWGQQFQKMGRTYQEPKLVMYRGATRTGCGTGQSVMGPFYCPADSTVYIDLSFYDEMKEKLGAGGDFAQGYVIAHEVGHHVQKLLGIEPKVRQLQQNASQTEVNRLSVRLELQADCFAGVWGNAMQKEGVLETGDLQEALNAAQAIGDDRLQQQSQGRVVPDSFTHGTSDQRYSWFKRGFDSGDPAQCNTFGNAL; encoded by the coding sequence ATGCGTTGGCAAGGACGTCGCGAAAGCGACAATGTGGAAGACAGACGAAACAGCAGTTCGCCGATGATGGGCGGGCGTGGCTTCCGCCTGCCTGCCGGGAAGGGCGGGCTGGTACTGCTGGTGGTTGTGGTGGTCGCCAGCTATTACGGCGTCGATCTCAGCGGGCTGCTGACGGGCGGCGCGCCGGTCAGCCAGCAGGCGTCGCGCTCTATCAGCCCGAACGACGACGAAGCGGCGAAGTTCACCTCGGTTATTCTCGGCACGACGGAAGAGACCTGGGGCCAGCAGTTTCAGAAGATGGGCCGCACCTATCAGGAGCCGAAACTGGTGATGTATCGTGGCGCGACCCGTACCGGCTGCGGCACCGGCCAGTCGGTGATGGGCCCGTTCTACTGCCCGGCGGACAGCACCGTGTATATCGATCTCTCCTTCTATGACGAAATGAAAGAGAAGCTCGGCGCGGGCGGCGATTTCGCGCAGGGCTACGTCATCGCGCACGAAGTCGGCCACCATGTGCAGAAGCTGCTCGGCATTGAACCGAAAGTCCGCCAGCTCCAGCAAAACGCCTCACAGACCGAAGTGAACCGCCTCTCGGTGCGCCTTGAGTTACAGGCGGACTGTTTTGCGGGCGTCTGGGGCAATGCGATGCAGAAAGAGGGCGTGCTGGAAACCGGCGATTTGCAGGAGGCGCTGAACGCCGCCCAGGCGATCGGCGACGACCGTCTTCAGCAGCAGAGCCAGGGACGCGTGGTGCCCGACAGCTTTACCCACGGCACGTCCGATCAGCGCTACAGCTGGTTTAAACGCGGTTTTGACAGCGGCGATCCGGCGCAGTGCAACACCTTTGGCAATGCGCTGTAA
- the narP gene encoding nitrate/nitrite response regulator protein NarP yields MSQTIPWHVLIVDDHPLMRRGLRQLLETDARFQVTGEASSGAEAIAQARELAPDVILLDLNMRGLSGLDTLNMLRRDGVSARIIVLTVSDARSDVYAMIDAGADGYLLKDSEPEALLEAIREGAAGAGVFSEQVQAYLLAREPEEKRNAPFALLTGRELDVLQEVARGLSNKQIASTLHISEETVKVHIRNLLRKLNVRSRVAATVLFLESRSA; encoded by the coding sequence ATGTCGCAGACTATCCCCTGGCACGTCCTGATTGTTGACGATCACCCGCTGATGCGCCGCGGCCTGCGCCAGTTGCTTGAAACCGACGCGCGGTTTCAGGTGACGGGCGAAGCCAGCAGCGGCGCAGAGGCGATAGCGCAGGCGCGGGAACTGGCCCCGGACGTCATTTTGCTGGATCTGAATATGCGGGGCTTAAGCGGGCTGGATACGCTCAATATGCTGCGCCGCGACGGCGTGAGCGCGCGGATTATCGTGCTGACCGTCTCTGACGCGCGCAGCGACGTTTACGCCATGATAGATGCGGGCGCCGACGGTTATCTGCTGAAAGACAGCGAACCGGAAGCGCTGCTGGAGGCCATCCGCGAGGGCGCGGCGGGCGCTGGCGTATTCAGCGAGCAGGTGCAGGCGTATCTGCTCGCGCGCGAGCCTGAAGAGAAGCGTAACGCGCCGTTTGCGTTGCTGACCGGGCGGGAGCTTGACGTGTTGCAGGAGGTGGCGCGCGGGCTGTCGAATAAACAGATTGCCTCCACGCTGCACATTTCTGAAGAGACGGTAAAAGTGCATATTCGCAATTTACTGCGCAAACTTAACGTGCGCTCGCGCGTCGCGGCCACCGTGCTCTTCCTGGAATCCCGCAGCGCATAA
- the nudK gene encoding GDP-mannose pyrophosphatase NudK, whose product MSLNVELIKDKILSENYFVLRNITYDLTRKNGEVVRHKREVYDRGNGAAVLLYNREKKSVVLIRQFRVATWVNGNPDGMLIEACAGLLDDDEPEVCIRKEAIEETGYRVNAAEKVFELYTSPGGVTELIHLFIAEYDDASRANAGGGVEDEEIDVLEMSFDEALEKVRQGVIRDAKTVLLLQHLQLRGIMD is encoded by the coding sequence ATGTCGTTAAATGTCGAACTGATAAAAGATAAAATCCTGTCGGAAAACTACTTTGTTCTGCGCAATATTACCTACGATCTGACGCGAAAAAATGGCGAAGTAGTTCGCCACAAGCGCGAAGTCTACGATCGCGGCAACGGCGCCGCCGTGCTGTTGTATAACCGCGAAAAGAAAAGCGTGGTGCTGATCCGCCAGTTCCGCGTCGCGACCTGGGTAAACGGTAACCCGGACGGCATGCTGATTGAGGCCTGCGCGGGTCTTCTGGACGATGACGAGCCGGAAGTCTGCATTCGCAAAGAAGCCATTGAGGAAACCGGCTATCGCGTGAACGCGGCGGAAAAGGTGTTTGAGCTCTATACCTCGCCTGGCGGCGTCACTGAGCTGATTCATCTGTTTATCGCTGAATATGATGACGCCTCGCGCGCGAACGCCGGCGGCGGCGTGGAAGATGAAGAGATCGACGTGCTGGAAATGTCGTTTGACGAAGCGCTGGAGAAGGTCAGACAGGGCGTGATTCGCGATGCGAAAACGGTATTGCTGCTTCAGCATCTCCAGTTGCGTGGAATAATGGACTGA